The sequence atgacaatgtttctaattctaatactaaggaagatgaacctttgataaatatgaagcttaaaacagagttatcaaaaaatgacgatgatgataatgatgttgatgcaaagtccaatgttgaaaatgatgaaaattatgaaacagaatctgaaaatagtatgagtgtggattataacctgaagcaaaactgtcatatccggtacgaccagaattagatgttaagaaaagagcctacataaagatgctcagtatatttatggaaaatttatcatgagacaatgcccaatgtatgtatttcaattaaattcagcaaattgttggaaaaagcatctaaactttatgcatcgtgtagagaaaccagaacatttacaatttaaatataacgaacgtggtgcaaaatgtaaattttgtgatattcaagcagctacaccaagctttaacaaattattggaccatgagatttatcatatgcctaatagtcattatttaaaatgtaaattatgcgattggaagacgaaaatacattcaagtatgaattttcatttacgtgtacaacacgctgaaacaattgatgtaacaacgaaaagtttagaattgaatgtttgtccatattgtaatcacaatggtatttacgcaaatacttaatacatcttttctatgtttagaatgtggtgaataatttagaacaaatacaagtttacgtgtacaccacaagatttgaacggaaatatcttgagggtatggttacacctatgtggcatctacaagctatttataatgactagtatggaatgaatccggatatggaagaaaacggaggtgacgaaatgaatcaccatgcttctttggattctggtgatactcctgacatgcttcctaatttccctacgtctgatgttactatacctaccaaactaatatgactgcaaactgatgagcaacactaccagcgcaggaaaaataagaacttcaaagcaaggtttcggaaagggcacgactatgaatagacgttaatgtatttatatagtttataaatacaaaaattcacatatgtaaagttcgctagagtaataaggcaataatttaaattgtaaaaaaacattgtatatatgaataatttataattaaatattatctgaacataaaggacgcgtttcattcagaaaaagcgatttgacagaaggtaaccgatacgggtaaccgataggccagttacccgtgttgttgttgttgcatatgttttggttagcgataacgaaaacataactgatgaagtaacttaaaaatgtaaataacatcgagcgagaaggaatgtcaaaaacacaataggtaagagcgagaaagcgagtcacacgtacagcaatgtaaaagtcattaagacgataattggtgaacaagttattgatgacgattaagtaatcgattagggaacgggtacctgtcttgtagggtaatTTGCAGCCCAGATAAACAACAGCATGATCTACAGTAGTTCCCTGCATTTTATGCACAGTTGAAGCCCACGACAAGACACTCGGGAGCATTCTTCTTTCAGCTGTgccgtgattaaatttagaaggaaattgaactgatttatgcttgaaacacaatgccgagcgacgacgatatacgccgcgtcgggcaatgatatttttcaaattacgcccagacatttcgtctacttaaaacacaatgccgggcgaaattgacgtcgtttattcagagtggccattattaagaaacaaagatgaaaacaattaaaacttttttaattctctgctttagcacttgactttAGCAGTcaacacgcccaaaatgttaagaaattaccaaaacaaacaaacatttttgatgttaaaaaattaaattaaaaattatatgtaaagaaaaaaaaattgtttttgaatattatgttttctttttttatagttaaaaaattgaacagcagcaacccttgggatgtttgtcgtcatcaCTCGGcagcgacgatagaaataaatctatcgtcgcaaaatgacgtcgcgtaaatttcgctctcggcgttcattgtgttcaccttcatgtaattatggggattctatttttgacaaggcgatgttcgtcgcgtttatttcgcggcatcagggcattgtgtttcaagctttagGCTGTATTATGTGAACGTCATCGTTACCAAAGTCTACGCGAACCGACGGTATATCGTTATGGTATAGTTGAGCACGTCTGTAATATGGCTATATAATTTCCAAGAAGTtttcactaatcaacttcgccagcagttgtgcttttggaatgcaccccatgctttgttcaactcattcaaatgaatttgtatatatgtgcatacacatgttcacgtgttcttgcaacaacaaaacgtgaaatatatacatacatatgagtatacagattttcgagaaaacatatggtatgtgtttgccaaaagtggcttcacttcggatatcagcgtcttcggttgtcagatctttggcgttcaacgctaacgcggtgtcaggatgaaaaagactctcaaccaaattactgacacgaatcgctacgtttaaataaccctgactgagtatgagtacacaattttttatatcattatacgaatatattggggcatattcacaatcgaaataaaatgtgactaagttagttgaagcattttttgaCAGAGagaacatataaaattgtgtcaaacagtgttaactaacttaaaatcatatttcattgtgactttgcctatgtcgcgttcagtttacaactactcattgcagatctctgctctgttttaaaataaaattccaactttcgcttagctaaaattccatcgctaaaaatctgtaaaacaaaatcaagtgcgcagaaaagtattcAATATTTAGCGAtaacaaacaaagcgaagttacctgctttcttgaggacttaggcttttatgccaaggtgagcacaaatctttaccgataactctgttatcgattaatttatcgaattgtcgcaaagtaatgttgcattgtcatcagagttatacatgcgtgcaacatttcagctcaatcggacaccgggtagtgtatcaaatttaacttgcaaaatttgattacaaacaacagccaagtgaaactacataaaagcttataataatatTCACATGCAGCGGAACCAAGATCTACACCGAAGTTCACAAACGGGAtcattttttttgttcgccctgaATACTAGGTACCTTCATGAACATTGCTGAAGCTTTGAACAATGTTTTGAAACGGGTAATTCAAAACGGTCTCAACACAATTATTTCGAAATGGCTTCTATGTAAGAAATCAGTAAACAAAGGCACTACAGGCCATGGTTTGCTTCACCAATTGCTTAGACAGTTAGACAAAGTACCAGTTTAACACACAGGGTATGTAagtgacgtttcagtcatcattaGCGGCAAGGACTGGTCAACAATTAGCTTACGGATGGATCAAGCGCTTAACAAACACTTGCTTGGTCGTCAGACGTCGGATTTACCAATAACGTGCAAAAGACAGCCATAGTCTTATTTAATAAGAAATATAAGGTACCGAAATGAATAAGGCTTTAGCTAAGAGGGGTTCCCTGCAGTATAAAAATAGCAGACAAAATCTGAATATTTCCAAAGAGTAAACCGTCGCGGAAACTCCTTGTGGAGGCGTGGGCAGTGACTTTACATCATACACAGCTACTAATACTTCTATGGCTTTCAGTAGAAAATGTGTTACACTAATGAGCTTGTTCTGCAATGATGTTTTTCACAGTCGTACCGTTTCCCTTCGCGCCATACCAGGAAAAATTGCATTTGTGTTCGGCGATTAAATTAAAAGTTTGGCCTTTTCCACCAACCCTGAAAGTGTTCGCTTCATTTTCTTCCTCAGATCTTTTGCGTAAAGTCTCGATAGGAAAAGTTTGGCAAGAAACGTTCTTTATCAGTGCACTACGGGACTAGGGGAGATATAGATAATATTTTCTTTAACCGAGCATGCGATGTTTGCACTGATATTTTCCCATGCATGAGACTCTTTTCGCTCTGTTGTTTCCGGTTTGTATATTCACTTTCCGATAACTTCTCCAGCTTAAAAATCTCCCTTACCTTTCTTCTGAGGAGACTTTCTTTTTTACTCAGGCATGTCGGCATTACTTGAATCTTCTAGGAGGGCAAACTGTATTTACGCAGTCATAGGCCCTACCTCGCAGTCCTGGGAATGGGAATTGTCTACATCCTAAAATCAGGATTTTTACATTAACGGACCGAACTTCCTTCCACCCGCTTCTACCACATCTCGGACCTTAGTTATGTGCTTCCTCTGCTACTTTGTAGGATCCTAAACGCTCCCTGCGATGGACAAATTTTAATTCTGCCTGGAACTGTGAAAAGGCTATTTTACTACATCTGCTTCGCGCATTTCTCCACTCTGCATCTACGTTTGGGTTCGGCCACTTTAGATCCCTTGCAACGGATTGCACGGAATGCGTGGATTCTGACAAGTTCGAGCCCTCTATAGAATTAAAACCGAGTTATCTCTTTAAACTAGAATACAGTCGTATGATGATGAATAAGTTTAAAAATTGGAAAGCAATCTAAGCCCACATACTTTTGAGTTGTCTCATGTTTATTAACATCACCTAAAATGCACAGACTATTTATACTGATATATGTTTTAAATATACTCGCtaactttattttattgttttaatgCAGCATAACGAAGCTTGTACAAAATTTCCCACGGCTGGCACAAACCAAGTGTGAGCTGCTAAGGTTTGCAACAATCGAAAGTATACTTACGTATGTAGATATGTACTAACAGAGGTGTGCTTTTAAGTAGAGTTTGTTATCAAACACGGTTTAATTAAGCGGATGTCACATTATTTGAGTACTTAAAATTTAACAACAATTCGGACGAGATTGTAAGTTTCTGATATCAAATTGCTGATGACGTAAGTTAAACAACAAAGTCATAAAATTACTATAATGCAATAAACATGTTAATAAGAAAGCAATTCCAAAAGGTTGAATACATTTATGAACTGTCTTAAGATGTAGTCCTAGTCACACTTCGAAGTTCAATCCCAGTTTTTTCTCTTTCGTGCTCTCTGGCTAGATTGAACAGTCTGGATGTAAGATGGGACAATCAGTGTGATCTTGGAAAAAAGTCAGGGAGTTTTGAAGGATGGGGAAGGGGCAGGGTTTGAAAGCGTGTTCTCTATTAAGTCCGGCTACAAGCTCGCGTCTGCTTTCAAGCAACCGAATGGCTCTATATATAACTAATTTGTAACCAACTCCTTGTAAGGTTAGTGTGCTGGGCTAGGAACAAATAAACTTCCAATAAAAAACTAACCCAAACATCGGATTACAGGTCTATAGGAGAGGTGATGGATGGGACAAGACGTAAAGGCAATCGGGCCTTGCTAGCCAAAGATTTGGTCGTGGTGTTGGTTTTGCTGTGGAAAAGAGACTTCGGCGCCTGGTGCAGCGAGCGAGTCGCTGCGATTCACATCAACTTGGTGTACGTGGATAAGTATGATCTCTGGGATATGTCATAGGAGTTCGTCAAATAAAGTCAAACTTCTTTTTTAATACACTGTAATGATTACAAGGCACTTACTAAACTAGTAATTGAGCACGACCCTCATTGCAATGACTTAGCATTTACAAGCACCTAAGCTTATGTATGTGTATTAGactaggtcgatttattaaccgatatcgcgcaatcgacttttcgataggatttgggctcaggaaataaagttccactacgcatacccaaaaaaataattttggagcctgcgaaaaaaaaaaatggggaaagggtaaatttttcgaccaaaacactccccaaaaccttaaaaatatttttttttcaaaaaactgttatcgccaacgtttttacaacagttttttgaaaaaaaaaaaaatattttttggattttggggagtgttttggtcgataaattgaccctttcgccatttctTTTCGCAGGCTCGATTAACTTTCtctgttaactttcgtccatacaaatcgacccaggttaatgtgtaTACAAGCTTTTTAAGCAGATTAGCAGGTGATCTTTAAATTTTCAAGaggttttattttgtttgtttaatgttaAAAGGCAGCACCGCGACATCGCTTACAGCTTTTGATAAAGCTTAAAAATACCAGGCACTTAATCAAATGTTGCGTGAGAGCAGAGCGAAATTCTTATCAATTAGTGCAATTTACGGGACCAACCTCCAGCTTTTCCAGGTGAGGAACATTAACAACATAATATATCTGGTTAGGTACTTTACCAAGCTTGTTAAGCTTTGATAACACGCTCCAAAACTGCAAAACGATGGCTATTAAATGCAGAAAATATTACCGTCGAATTATCGTCTTGTTATCGCCGAGTTATTGGTCTATTATCGACGGGTTGCAGATGTGTattcgattttttattgactTTTTATTGTATCTGTTTCTTAATAAAACGACCGAAATtaataaatcgatatattttcgacacaaggtcgataactttttgataacaagtctataacttttggataactatttgataacatatcaataacttttcgataatgaatcgttaacttttcaataaaaaatctacAACACGCCGTTAATActccgataactttttgatacaaAATGGATAACTTTGCTAgtatatatcgataactttttcatacattttcgataaaaaatccatTATttttcgacaacttttcgataaacaatcgataagtgtttgataataaatcgacattttttcgataaaaaaccaataaatcttcgataaaaaatttttgttatcgaaggcaaatttatatacatttCGATAACCGATCGGTAACTCGTTTGTATCTAGGGGATAACAcatttataacaaaccgataactcgtcgctAATGAAACGTTTCcactttgataaaaaaaattttgctatgaGTTCTAATATTTCCTGTCCCATATTTTCTTTTTCCCTTTCCTTTCCCtccccttttcttttctttcctctctTTTTTTTTCTTGCCCTATCCTCCCTTAATTTTCTGTCAAACCTGGAGGCAGTCACGCAAAGCAACCTCCGAGCTAGTGCTTATCGGATGCAGAACACAACAGGACTAACTGCGCTGAAAATTATATGTATTTAACCCTCATTCGTACTGATGCGTCCAGCTAGACCTTCTTGAACTTTATTCTCTAAGTATTTCTATGAACGGTGAACAGTTTATATTTTAACGCTTCTTGATATCCCTTGTTATATATTTTAGCGTAATTTTTTTGatgcatatatttaaaaaaaattgtataaatagttATCATATTGACTAATGACTCTAGCCAGACCTTTACGAAGATAGCGTAGTCTATTAATTACTGTTGGGTAGTTTaactaaaactcgagaacgggtTGACCGATTTGGCTAAATTTGGTTTCGAACTATTTTTGGAAGTCCATGAAAGGTTTCAAAGGTCAGTAAATATGATAAAAATGTTAGGAACTAGCCGACTCAGTAAACTTCGTATCGCCTCAGAATGTATTTATGAAAAGGAATTCCTGTTCCATACTCTCGCTAAAACTCAAAATCTGCTTGatcgatttttataattttttttgttccgcTCGTTATGGTTCAAGGATGGTTTAGAAGAAAAAAATCGGAAAAAATTACAGTATAGCGCCccttattttaaaatatatataaaatttaaattcgcTTTTTCTCCGCAATTATTTGAAACAGCTATTCAATATACTATATACAGATGCATGAGGAAATTTAGGTgaggagtggaagtgggagtagGAACGCGAATGGGAATGGGAGTAGAAGAGGGTGTGAGATTGGGAACGGGAGTGGGTAGTAGGATTGGAAACGGGGTTGGGAGTGTGAATGGTAGCGAGGCAAATGTAATAGGGGATGAGCAAGAATAAGAAGGTAatggaatattaagtagaagagatTGGTAAAGAGAGTGAGGAGGGCAGTAGAAGTTTGAGTCTTGAATGTATGAAAACTAATTTTCGGGCAAAATAAAGTCTGCCGGGTACACTAgggttatatatgtatgtttaagttCATAAAAACAAacctaatgaaattgtgtacacgcaaatatttctagtaaaaatggacgggatcggttaaggaccacggcaacttagatataaaacaagtttaaaagtgtcgtagactagaataataagctataacttagcaaaaaatagttttgaatcaatgatatttcacttatcaagttttattgtacgaggaaatggggagaaatttttttaaacgggcggtgccacgtgttatgtagaaaagtaatttatctgaaatgaaatatacaattgaagctcacgatgagtatataatgttcggttacacccgaacttagacacctttacttgttttttcattccatttagttcatttagtgactcattagccgtgtttttttacacgcgtatacgtttcgtttgcgcgtaaaaaaacgcttatcctcgcttagataatgcttaggagacccatctagcggcagtggttaaacaactacctacagcacagggtgtgccgaaaagcggagacacaaccctctgttgtatttctgtggataacatatagctgaatcagttgtgataaatagtggacgcgcatagaatacatagaattagtgcagagggtgaaacatagacacatatttcagatacatctgagtataattcgttttgaaatttagtagtactaattttatgcgtagcaatttcagaggtgtatttaaaatttggcgcttagcagtccatataaagtttaagcgtaaacgtatatagatgtgaaaaaaacagctattattacaaggactctttcctgacaatttgttataatctaagTAATCAATACAtcatccttccaaagactttacttgactctgcgccacgtatacttgtccctcctcgaactccaaagtattttgatgtcacttctaccggaatgCATGTAAtttttgttccaaatgtgagccaaatcggacatcataggtcgctttatattcatgtatgtattatgtgtcccaaatatgagccaaatcggacaacaaatacgatttttttgaatatctcgatccttgcgccacctagcggcgattttttcataggtcgctttctattcatgtatgtattatgtgttacaaatatgtaccaaatcggaccacaaatacgatttttttaaatatttcgatccatgtgccacctctcggagtttttttcttattattgcattttcatcgggttctgaactatattccaagtttcaagctcgtagcttatcggcaagttacttaaatttcaattaaaaaattcgtgcCGACCAGCCAGcaggccggcctgtcaagtcaaggtaaataaaaccgtttaaaaaactgaAGTTCCCACAAAATGGGGTTAAAGTTTCTTTTGGGTCCAGCCAGGCACGTTGGTACTCTATATGATAAAACGTATCCGTAAAATTACtgttaaattaattaataaatggcTACGACTATTTTAGAACTACCTACTACTAAACCAGTTAAGTATGCGTTCAAAAGTCTGCAAAGGGGCCCTATTTCCATTGAGTAGGACATCGCAATCTGGACAGAATTATAACTATGATACTTGTATATACTTCACTTTTATAACAAATTCATAtccaatcgaaaaaaaaaaaaaaatttgtaagcgGATATTCAAGGACCCACTGTGTCGGTTATGCGATATTCATAAAAGTGTTGCGATATTTTGGACTTCATACGACGACATATTTAAATATGCCAAGATAAAGTCAAACGCTTGGAAGCAGCAACAGTTGCTTTGTCCATGACTGGTGACTGACACGTCATTGCCATTTCTTGTCAATACTTTTCTTATTCAACTCTTAAGATTTTTTAAGCTTTTTGTATCTATTATGGTTATGTATAAATAGTAGACTGGTCGTTAAAAATTAAATCTCTTGAAAGGTGATAACTGCACCTATTCTCTTTTAATGCGAAAACATTagaaatttttagctttttttatcATTTCTACTAAAAAATTTACCTACGCCATGTTGTTCTGTATGCAAAaaattctagtattttccaatCAAAAGGCGACAGAGGAGTGACTTAAGAAATTTTAAAGACCAatttaatatattgtgacgaatattagtgacactaagtgatactcacatcactaatctgatactaagtaaataaagccacaacaacaataaagcaagcagtcacttgtatctacataaacgaatcaatcattatgtgtacacatatgtacgtacacgcagcggagagaaacgcacaaacacatgcatatgtatatcttATCTGCACAAAAGTAGgaaatcatttgtgcaagtatcactcacatatacacgcgcatatgagaagctataacgtgcatctgtagttatagctggtaattttacagctggtaactaagttaaatctagaaatgcctagaagtatgcgaacgaggaaatcgaagagtataaaagagcgcaggctgagcaatcatggaatcagtttgatttaagcacgctatctattgcagtttagtgattcgaacgttagcagaaggttgcaaataagcggaattgtcctaaattcgttacaatatgttactaCTGTAACTACATATATAGCTCGTTAAGTATGTAACTAGTATTCTAGTAACGGGTATGCATATTTATTATGAATTGCATTACTATCTTTACTTTATTCTGTGTACGTTCTACATTTGTTGATTTTTTATTGTGTGTGCTTTACTATTTTAAACATTTCAGTTATTTGAAGCATTCTACAGACAATCAATTTCGTTGTATTCTTTACAGAACCTGATTTTACTCAGCTGTTCGATATTTTGCCACTATACATACAGAATTCATAATTTTCCAACCAACTTATTTGCTAAACAATATTGGCTTTAGTGTCTTACCGGCTGACTGATTGACCGTCATGGTAGAATATATAAGCCGGTAGTTGAAGCTTTGTTGTTGCGCTAAAATggtcaaacttgttttcagatttctttgattactttgaaatatgtatgtatatgtacttagatatgtatgtatgcatactttGGTAAAAACCATCAATTCTTTGAGACTTAGAATATCCGTGTGCAGCTttgatcaattttttttttaaatgaatttaaaaaagaaCCAGGGATCGTATACCTATAAGTGGTGGTAATACAAAATTTTTCTTCTGCCTTCCATTTTTTTTATCCCTTCCTTGCCGAGCAAAAATTAATTTGTCTACAAATATGAGGTTTTCTTcaaccaaaaatttaaaattttttcaatgatACATAATTTTaaatcaatacctttaatttttctAGTTTCAGATAGCAGCGGATATGCAaaggacagccacacaaaaacgAACCTACCAAAACAAATTGGAGGGGCTAtgtagg is a genomic window of Eurosta solidaginis isolate ZX-2024a chromosome 4, ASM4086904v1, whole genome shotgun sequence containing:
- the LOC137248225 gene encoding uncharacterized protein, with the protein product MRQCPMYVFQLNSANCWKKHLNFMHRVEKPEHLQFKYNERGAKCKFCDIQAATPSFNKLLDHEIYHMPNSHYLKCKLCDWKTKIHSSMNFHLRVQHAETIDVTTKSLELNNVVNNLEQIQVYVYTTRFERKYLEGMVTPMWHLQAIYND